Proteins from a genomic interval of bacterium:
- a CDS encoding methyltransferase domain-containing protein, which yields MALLAKWVGFKQGQTVVDVGCGLGYLGTIYWPFFGKGGKYCGVDISPKLVTEAKKISRNWAKGGTTEFKVGDAYKLPYPDNYADVVMCQTLLMHLSEQQKAVNEMFRILKPGGVVLCKEPDHLSMALQRGVSSLPDIPIEDNLFFRKMAYICAKGREELGLGISDTAPHVPLWLKEAGFKGIDAKMSSQPFLMIPPYETPKQKYDISWWKESVRCSEKPSEKKRERD from the coding sequence GTGGCCCTGCTGGCCAAATGGGTGGGGTTCAAACAGGGCCAGACCGTGGTTGATGTGGGATGCGGCTTGGGTTACCTGGGGACCATATACTGGCCGTTCTTTGGCAAGGGCGGTAAATATTGCGGGGTGGATATAAGTCCCAAACTGGTAACTGAGGCAAAAAAAATATCACGAAACTGGGCCAAGGGCGGCACCACCGAATTCAAAGTAGGGGATGCATATAAACTTCCGTATCCCGACAATTATGCCGATGTGGTGATGTGTCAGACCCTGCTGATGCACTTGTCAGAACAGCAAAAAGCTGTAAATGAGATGTTTCGCATATTAAAGCCTGGTGGGGTAGTGCTTTGCAAGGAGCCGGATCATTTGTCAATGGCTTTGCAACGCGGGGTATCTTCATTGCCGGATATACCAATCGAGGATAATCTATTTTTTCGCAAGATGGCATACATTTGTGCCAAAGGCAGGGAAGAATTGGGGCTGGGCATTTCGGATACGGCCCCTCATGTTCCTTTGTGGCTGAAAGAGGCCGGCTTCAAGGGTATCGACGCAAAGATGAGCAGTCAGCCGTTTTTAATGATACCCCCATATGAAACGCCAAAGCAGAAGTATGATATCAGCTGGTGGAAGGAATCGGTTCGCTGCAGCGAAAAACCAAGTGAGAAGAAAAGGGAAAGAGACAA
- a CDS encoding methyltransferase domain-containing protein, with the protein MRKPAKNKWAKGLYKKAIIDPRKFMWEPEYVALLAKWVGFKQGQTVVDVGCGLGYLGTIYWPFFGKGGKYCGADVSPKLIAQAKKKAKDWAKGGKTEFKVGDAYKLPYPDESADAVMCQTLLMHLSDPLKAVKEMYRVLKPGGAVLCKEPDNLSWSLQHILTSLPELPMEDELFFRKIDFIYAKGRANLGQGFLNAAPRVPLWLKAAGFSQIDAKIASQASLGVPPYETPRQKHEVAERKELICRSKKPDYKRQISDNFKKTFFAGGGTQSDYDKYLKLRKKIKPRKKLYEQQIKTGSYFWFNARQLFAIKGNKPR; encoded by the coding sequence ATGAGAAAGCCAGCCAAAAACAAATGGGCCAAAGGTCTGTACAAGAAGGCGATCATTGATCCGAGAAAGTTTATGTGGGAGCCGGAATACGTGGCCCTGCTGGCCAAATGGGTGGGGTTCAAACAGGGCCAGACCGTGGTTGATGTGGGATGCGGCTTGGGCTACCTGGGGACCATATACTGGCCGTTCTTTGGCAAGGGCGGCAAATATTGCGGAGCGGATGTCAGCCCTAAGCTTATAGCTCAGGCAAAAAAGAAGGCAAAAGACTGGGCCAAGGGCGGGAAAACGGAATTCAAGGTTGGGGACGCCTATAAATTGCCATATCCGGATGAATCTGCAGATGCCGTAATGTGCCAGACCCTTCTGATGCACTTGTCCGATCCTTTGAAAGCCGTCAAAGAGATGTACCGGGTCTTAAAGCCGGGAGGCGCCGTGCTGTGCAAAGAGCCTGACAATCTGTCCTGGTCTTTACAGCACATCCTTACGTCACTTCCGGAATTACCCATGGAGGATGAACTGTTTTTTCGGAAAATTGATTTTATTTATGCCAAGGGCAGGGCTAATTTGGGGCAGGGTTTTCTAAATGCGGCCCCCCGGGTTCCGCTGTGGCTGAAAGCAGCCGGGTTCAGTCAGATTGACGCCAAGATAGCAAGCCAGGCATCGCTGGGTGTTCCGCCGTATGAAACACCAAGGCAAAAGCACGAGGTCGCCGAGAGGAAGGAATTGATATGCAGGAGCAAGAAACCTGATTATAAAAGACAGATAAGCGATAATTTCAAAAAAACATTCTTTGCCGGGGGAGGAACCCAGTCTGATTATGATAAGTACCTAAAATTGCGTAAAAAAATCAAACCAAGGAAAAAACTTTATGAACAACAAATAAAGACCGGCTCATATTTTTGGTTCAATGCCCGGCAGCTTTTTGCAATAAAGGGAAATAAACCACGATAG